Part of the Cololabis saira isolate AMF1-May2022 chromosome 15, fColSai1.1, whole genome shotgun sequence genome, ATAttttgagggaaaaaaacatcaaaaaaccATATACAGTAGTATGTAAAAACTAAAAGTTTAGATAGTACTTCTAATTTAAAACACAGTCTGAAATTAGAAATATGGTAAGGAGTAAGGTTCCTGGCTTCCAAGAACCTTATCTACTTATCTACACTGCATACTTTATATATATCTCACTCCCATACTTTTCTTGTCCCTTACAAATTGAAGGTGTTTACATATAAGTTTTATGGCTAATATTTAGTAGCCATGGAAACAGTATCATCTATTTCACCATTAAACCATCCACAAACACTGTCATGACGAACTTGTCACATTGCTGGggattttacttcttttcataTTGAAAAATGATACAAAGTTCCAtacaaaagtataaaaaaaaaacatgataggTGTGGCACaagacaatttttttctttttttttttaaaccttttttgctAACCAGCAGCCATCGTTACATTCTGTACAAATGTGAGACAATATGATGTCTGATAATTCACTATTAGCACCATTATCGAAATCAGTGGTACATCATTCACATGTGCACACTTGCACTCACAACAATCACACATTTAAGGACACTCACAGGTGCAAGGaaataaaagaggaaaaggCACAAAGCAGGAAAAGGAAGTCAGGGGGATTGGACTTCCTCTGCAGTCTGAGGAGGCCCGAGAGAAGCCTTTCAGTGGGTCTCTGTACAGCTGCAAGCAAATCCATGCATATAATGTGAAACTGCAGCATGTCAAGCCAAGAGAACAATAGTCAGAAACCTCAACAAAACATATGCCTTTCTTTGCTGTACAGTGTCAGTATTTGGTTTGAGTTTTTGTAGTTTCAGTGGGAGAATCTCTGCATGTCGCTGTCCCTGCGAGTGCTGCAGCTGTCTAGAAAGCGGTCGCAGGGAAACTCGATGAGGTCTCCCTCCTCCAGTGGGGCGAGCCGCGCGGGCCGACTGCTCTGGTAGCTGGTGAAGTCAGTCGACACGGAGGCCGTGGCCACGGGGGGTCGAAACGGCCTCCTGGTGGAGTACATGTGGCGCACGTGGACGGCCGACTTCCTCCTCTGCAGCCTTCTCCTGAGGCTCCGCCCCAGCCACACCCCGCCGATgaccagcagcagcacggcGTTCCCCACTAGAGTCGCCACCGTGACCAgctgcaggtcagaggtcagcgAGGCTCCCCGGACCCGCTCCTCGTGGAGGGTGACCAGTCCCGCGCAGTGGTCCCGGGGCGCCACCTGACACACGGATCCCCCCACCGCTCCCTCCACACAGACCATGTAGGTGACTCCTGAGCTGAGCTCTCGCAGGGTGACGGAGCGAGACGAGCCGTGTGCGTAGACGTAGCGGGGAAAACGATCCGGGGTGCCAAACCTGTCGTACAGAACCCGGTAGTGGATTTCGGGGAGGCCTCGTCTGGATCCTGCTGTGTGATGGTGATGCTCCCTGGTGGTCCAGAAGACGGTGGCGGTACTAGAGGTCACGTCATCCACTGACACGTTGGTGATGAAATGACGGTTGAACGTGCAAGGATCTGTGATTACAGGCAGGTCTGACCTCAGGAGATCAAACCTTTCTCCTGACCGGACGGGAGTGTCGGTCTTGGGTCCGGTGCTCGGCGCGGGGCTCGGCGTGGTCGATGGATCCGTTTTGTGAAGAACATTCGACCTGTGTCTACCTTTGGCACGTTTCCCCTGTCTTTCTGTAGCAGCTTGTGACTCCCTTCTTGGTTTCTTTCCTTTCAGGATTGATGCCTCCTCCGTCACTTCCGGATTGCCTTGGTCTTGTTGGACTTCTACCTCTTCTTGCCCCtgtcttttccttttctctctctctcccttagtcatccctccatccctcttcCCTTGTCTAAAATCTTCTCCTTCCCCCACAACTGTTTCATTTTTCTCACCTGCACCCTGCTGAACCCCTTCACCCCTCAACTCTTCACTCCATCCTGCATCTAGGCTGGACTCACCTTTCTCCCCCCCCTCTCCCTTCCCCAGCAAACCCTCTCCCGGGCTCTCCTCAGGCAAAGTGCGTCTCTTGCACAAATGACTCCAGTTCCCGAGGGGTTGCAGCTGGGAGCTGTTCACATAGTCCAAATATTTCCCCCTCAGGGTTGCAGGGTAACGACATTGCACAAATACGGTCAAAAGTTTGCCCTGCGAGTGCGCGGCGCTCATCCATCTCTTCAGCTCCTGCAGGCGACAGTCGCACGTCCAGTTGTTGCCGTGCAGGTCCAGCTTGTGCAGCACGTCGTTGAGGGCAAAGCTGTCCCCGGACAGACTGCTGAGGAAGTTGTTCTTCAGCCTCAGCACCTTTAGCTTTCTCAGTTTGGAGAAGGCCGAGGGGTGCACGCTGGAGATGCGGTTGCGgctcaggtccagctcctcGACGCGCTGCAGAGGGTCGAGCAGCCCGGCGGGGATTTCCTGCAGGTCGTTGCCGTCAATCAGCAGCTCCCTGAGAGCCGTCAGCCCCCTGAGGGCGTCCCTGTCCATGCCAGATATCCTGTTGTTGCTCAGGGACAGCTTTGATAGCTTTTTCAGGTTTTGGAAGACGTCGTTTCCGATGTGCTGTATTTCATTCTCAGAGAGCAGCAAGGTCGTCAGAGCTCTGAGCGGCGCAAACGTGAGGACGTCGCGCACTGCAGACTGCTTGTTGTGCGCCAGGTTTAAAAAGCGCAGGTTTGTTAGCGTTGAGAAAGCCTTCATGTGTATATAATGCACGTTGTTGTGTTCCAGATGGAGATAATGCAAACTAGGCACGCTTTTAAAAACAGAATCCTGCAGAATTTCTATCGCGTTTCCATCCAGGCGCAATTTAGTAAGATTATCCAAGTTGGAAAAGAGCTCCGCGGTGATGTTCTTAATGTCATTGTTATTTCCGTAGAGGGTAGTTAATTTCCTCAGGGGTTGTAAAGTTCCAGCAGGTACAGCTGTTAAAAGATTATGTCCTAGATACAGCTCCTCCAACTTGGAAAGTTTCTCAAACGATTTGGGATGAATAATTGCAATTTGATTATACTGTAAATTGAGCCTCACAAGGTCAGTATACCAGGTGAAATCGAAGGCAGAAATGTTTGTGATGAAGTTGCCCCCGAGGCTGAAGATCAGCGCGTCATGGGACACCCGCGCATCAGTGGGCTTTGGCACAGCGCGCAACCCGCGGTTGGCGCACATGAGGTGCCGTGCATGCGGACAGTCGCAGCGCTCGGGACAATAGTCTAGTGCTGAAGCTGTAACCCCACTCACTGACAGCAGGAAAAAGCAAATCCCCGCAAGGAACCCGTTGGTATCCATCCCCAGAGTGCTGCTGGCACGCACCAGGGTCGCTGCGTGCTGTTCAGGTGCAGTCGCGCCTTTCTCCCGTCGTGCTGCAGACCGACTCATCCATTGTTTCCCTGGAAAGCTGTGCACGCCTCAGGTACATGGCTCCATCGCTGGTCAGCACGTTAATTAGTCCAAACCACTCTGATGCTGTCCGAGCACAGCTCCCTTCCACAGTTAAAAGTCTCCATCCCCCCCCGAAAAAGTGGTCATCTGCTGCGAATTACACAGTCCAGCCGCTGAGCGTGTTCGCGCACACCCGCGGGCGCTCCCATGAAATCCCTCCTCTGCAACTCTGCGACCATGCGCAACCAGATGTGcgcgctttttttttcttccccttgtTTTTGTCGCACGAGACACAGAGCCAACCAACAAACCCCGTGACCGAGTTTAGTGCGCGCCCCCGCAGCCACTGGGGGTCTGAGATCTGGATCCGCTGCTTGGAATGGACAAAGCAGACAGGAAGATATCCTTCCCACGGAAACAGCAAGAtaaccccccctttttttcctgcccagacaaatatatatattatttatatatatatatatataacttgtTTGGCAGAGAAACTTTTTGCAAATTTTTCATGGAACCAtacactgaaaaataaaaaataaaatctaagcgcatgtaaatataacatatttaaatctgtgatattaatgattaaaaatgaagtttgttgctttacatgaatagatccagttttgaacttaatctgcatttgttcaaaaaacaagacattgtgcattttttccagtagcagtatttatgtaatcccaggcattcttttcatttacacacaaacaacaagcaatgatcttgttgtatttacttttcctttaacaatgttaatctattgggcagattgaccaacgtttagatgaaacatgctttatttgttttagtagaacaccacagtaaaaaatatcttgcttgatctactttaaaaaatattaaggcaactttttcgcatgagatttttatgtagatcaagaaagactagtctttgtataaactacttaatttttagtatgtacaaaattcatctacataataatctcgtgcaaaaagttgacttatttttattaagtagatcaagcacaatatttgtatcagtgtactcGGCTGTGCTGCTCACCCCACAAATGTACATTCCTCACAAGTGGcgccatttaaaagggaaataaacaggctttccaatagattaagatttattgccaagaaacatttttacaacaaaaaaataatcttacAGACATACACATGTTCATACTTTTTGTGCTAAATTCATATGTGTAtcaatacacaaacatacatatatacaggggtgcacacaagccggtactcgagggctactgcatgttttagatgtttccccgtcttcaacacacctgattctaatcactggtcgtcatcaacatgtcatcaaggtttacacaactctgttggtgacacagccttgtctatcagggttgtgttgaggcaggaaacatctaaaacgtgcagtagactggccctcgagtaccggcttgtgtgcacccctgaatatatatgtatatatacatatacagtacagaccaaaagtttggacacaccttatCATTTGAATAAATTgaaaagtgtgtccaaacttttggtctgtactgtatatgtatatattcatatacatgtatatgatatatatgtatatacatatacataacagtacagaccaaaagtttagACACACCTTATCATTCGAACAAATTGAgtagtgtgtccaaacttttggtctgtactgtatgtataaacACACAATCCATTATGCCGCTGCTTTGGTTAAAGCCATGGAAATCATTCTTAAACTGTTATGAGTAACTTTTTTTCTACTCAGTAGAGATAAATCACACAGAAAACCTCCAATGACACACCAGGCAGCCTGCATGCCGTCTGTGCAACAGGAACGCCGTCACCACATAGAGAACTGTAATTCATGTTCTCTCATTAAAGTCTCCTCTTATCGAGCACAGATGGTTCACATTTGCTAATCAAAtttttcagtttagaagttAAACTCGGTGAGTGAGAGGGGCCAGACCTGAGTGAGTCTCTAACTcagtctctaacgtctctaaagGAGTACGGGTCAGTTGCGCATGAATGACAGTAGCATGTGAGCATTTTGTGTATTATTTTGCTGATGAGTTCTCTGCACAGCTCATGGGGGTTTCCGGGCCGGTCTCAAAGCATGTGACACCAGCCAAAACATCTGCACATTTGTAACAAGCAGGAAGTAAAAAGTCTTACCCAGTGACAAAAAAGTGTCAAAGAGCTTGTAGCAGAAGCTGCATATCTTCCTTTGTTTTGTCCATGCATATGTGGAGAATATGACACAAGAAAGTTCAACCAGTTTATCAGCTGTCAATCTATTTAatcattaatgacatatttgaaatgacTAAGAAACACAGCAATCACCACAGCTAAGGCTTTACATGAAGTGGTCATACTGTTGTAATGCTGAACTGAGACAGTTGATTTGTGTTTTGTGTCAGTATTTCAAGAGGAACAGACCCAAAGACCCTCATAGTTGAGTTAAGAGAGGCTGGCCGATTGGCTGTTGCATCACTATAAGCAtcagcatcactgcagcagagaggaagagactggacaaggtggtgaggaaagccggctctgtcctgggctgcagtctggaccgggtggaggtggtgggggagaggcggatggtggctaagctgtcctccatcatggacaatgtaccccccccccccttcatgagactgtcagagccctggagagctccatcagtgaccggcttcgtcacccacgatgcaccaccgagaggcatcgcaggtccttcctccccgctgccatcagactgtacaaccacgcctgctctcagtagccagtggacaataagatgtgcaataacataagatgtgcaatatctgccaatctacctcacaacactccacctgcttttctgcactgtttaactgtatatactgttcatatcctgtgtttatacatattttatacgtatctttttgtattttttatatattttttatttctgacttttcagtctttttacgcctcccctacatgtgtgtgctaagtgtactgctgacaacaatataagtttccccactgagggagaaaataaaggatatcttatcttatcttataagaGCAGTGAACAAGGGGGCATGagtgtaagaaaaaaaacctgtacAAAGCAGAATAGACACATTAAAATACCCTACAAGATGGTTCAAAAATAAACTAACTTTCATCATCTTAGATGTTTCTTAGGAATTGACAATTTGGCCAGATTTCACCTGCATTTATATTAaaactgggtttttttttggtgtaGATCAAGCTTTCATCTTGTTAGTGAAACAGGGTTTATTAAACTGATATATGATTTGACCAGAAATCCATCCTCAATTCTCCTTAACATTATTGATTTTCATATGTGGACAAATATGTTGGTACTCCTCCATTCAAGAAAGAAAACCCCAAAATAGTCACGGATATAACTTGGAACTGGCAGAAGAACTTATAATTTACTAAACATTCATGAAAAGCAGAACTTGCTTCTGAGTTGTGGTACaacataataatgataataataaaacactgTGAATCTGAGGCGATCACTGCGGTCGAGGGATCAATGGGGTGTCcgcacctgtagacaggtattTTGGTCCACTTCTCCGGGTGTCTAGGGTTTGGGAGGTTTGTTGTCTAGACTGCATGCTTCAGCTCTTTCCACAGATGTTTAGAAAGGAGGCCACTTCAGATTAGATCAGTCCAGTGTTTTGTTCTTAGTCATTCTTGAGTGTgtttagttgtgtgttttgggtcGTTAACCTCTTGGAGGATCCATGACCTGcaactgagaccaagctttctgacactggGCAGCACATTTGTCTCCAACATGCTTTGATAGTTTGGGTATTTCATGTTACCTATACAGATTCAAGAAAACCTGTGCAAGATGCAGCAAAGCGGCTCCAGACCATGACGCAGCCTGCTCCATTTTTCACCGTTGCTACAGTCTTTTCTTTGAATGCTTCACTTTTGTGTCGGTAAACACAGAGCTGATGTGATTTTTCAACAGGCTCCAGTTTGGGTCTCATCTTCTCCAAGAAGCTTTGTGGCTTGTCAATATGTATTTTGACAAATTATAGTCTTGGGTTCCTATAATTTGCTTTCATGAGGTGGAGTCCTCATCAGTTGTCCGATGGTGTGATCCGGCACTGACGTACCCTGACCTTAGAGTTCACACTGAATCTCTTTGAAAGCTGTTCTGGTTTCTTTGGTTACCGTGCATGTTATCCATCTCCTAAATTTGTCATCAGTTTCCCCGTTGCAGCCACATCCAGGGAGGCTGGCTGCAGTCCTGTGGCCCCTAAACTCCTGAATGAACTTTACAGCTGTAGTCGCAGGAACATCAAGCTGCTCAGAGATGGTTTTACAACTTCTACCTTTACTACTCTTGTCTACCATTCCTCTCTGATCTCCACAGACAAAACTCTCCTTTTGCTTTTTCTGGCCCTTGTTCAGTGTGGTGGACATCGTGATACCAAACAGCAGAGTGATgacttttcacattttaaatgatcagactgactgactgaagggtGAAGACACCTGTGATAGTAATTACTGGACACACTTTAGTTTAGTATTTCACTGTGGTCAAATTCATTTCAACATGTTCTTGAGGTACCAACTAATTACTCTAAACCAGTTCTTTaatgattctgttgaaccaTCATTTAAAAGCAGTGACTGAATTTTCATTAGTCAGTGTTCAGGAAATTATCATCTACTCATACTTTTGTCATATTTACTCCAGCAGACTGCTGTGCCCCTAAATAGATATAGGTGGGTACCGATAGAGAGATGGATGAATAGTTCTCTTGTATATTTGTCATGGTGTGGGGCTTTTCTTTTCAGTGCATTTCTTGGTTTCCtgtgatgtcacttcctgtAGATTCCCTATTTTCCTTTCTCAGCGGGACTTTTTGACTACACAGTCACTATATAAAGAACTTCTGtttgaatttatttatgtaattttgGGTCAGGGGATCATTGTGTTAACGCTCAGACGACTAGAAGCTGCACAGTGGAGAGCATAATCAGAATAAAGCTACCTCAGTAAACAAGGCCACGGTCAGCTTCATTCCTGCATCACAAAACACAAAGATCATAGCAGTTGCAAAGTGTGAGAAAATACTCACCTGGATGACCTTTGAGCCaagtaaaacaaacattttttttctcaagcatGAAATTCAAACACACTCATAAATGCTCTTTCAGCCACCCTTCAGAGACACGTGATGCAATGTTTCCAAAGCTGAGCTAATGCATGACTTTTGCAGCTCTTTGCATTCTCAGCAACCGCTGAAAGCGCTGACCTCCTTCTCATGCATATCTCCCGGGACACATCATCAGACGGTGTAGTTCAGAGTGTCTGTGAGAAACAGTGAGAAATGTAAACCATGGGGAAGCCCCTCTCTCTGGGAAGTAATTTCCTGTCGGACCATATTTCTGCTGTATTGCTTTGCAAGTATTGTGCTGGCTCTTCTCTGCCTGTCTCTGTATGGTATCGCTCTCCCCCTCCTCAGGGAACACAATCGCCAACAAAGCAGTCACTGATCTGGCTCCAGGGACCCCGTCCACGCTTTTATGTCAGCTACCTGCTTTGTCTAAAACCTGAGATGGATCAACAGAGGCTTCATTTGTATAGACTGAATTTAACTGtgacatcagatcaaattcttTAGCATGAGTGATTCCTCTGTGGGTTCAGTGTGTAAATGAGATGGATAGAACGTCTCAGAGAAGGAAGGAggcaaaaatataaacaaacttTGGTCAGTGAGAGCAGAGTTTGACTGATGCAGACGGAGGTTATTTTGAGGGTAAAATGTTTCAGAGTTGGCCCAGATTCAAAAAGGTGGTCAAATAAACTCAGTGAACAGTGTATGAGGTGGTTGGAAGCATCACAGACTGATCTCAGCCGGCCTGTCCCTGTCCAGTCAACAAGTGTTTGATGAGCTATTTAGTCTGTTAGAACATGTGCATATGCATCTGCAGCTGAAGCAGGTTTTTCTCGGAATGTGCAAGTGCTACTTGCACTTGCACATATATTACACAGGGTAGCAGCCACTAAAACAGCGATTGCTACCCTGAAAGTAACGATTTTTGAAGCATTCCACGCATACATGGATCAAATACAGCAGAACTCACAGCACAAGGACAAATGAGCcacacagaaagaaagaaatgtaaaaaacacATGTATCCTATTGTGTCAAAATGCAAGATTCTCTGCATCTCTGTCCTGGTGGTATGATGCTGCAGGGAACAGCTCTTGAATGGAACATAGTGCTCAGTTTATAAGCTGGGTTGCATTAAATACCCTCCATGTTAGAACTATATAATAACTATCTATAATCAATATCAAACATTTTAAGCAAACTGTAGTCTGCCCTTGTGTGCAGCAGGGCCAGTGAGCATGTGCAGCTCTCTTTGAACATGTGGAGTTGTGCAGGTTCACAAGCACAAAAACAAGAATGCCATATTTATTTGTTCAAACATCTACGTGCTTTATTTTCTAGATGCTTTTGCATTTCAAAACACATGCAGGGATGAAAGCAGGAAAGCAAAGAAAAATTGTATGCGctggtcagtgtgtgtgtgtgtgtgtgtgtgtgtgtgtgtgtgtgtgtgtgtgtgtgggaagcTTAGATGAGCAACAGCTGTTGCGATTATTAAGTGCTTTAGCTAGAGCTGGGGATCATAGAGCTATTTCATGCTCACATTAACAGTGTGCACAAGTCTGTAATGTATGTGAAGGGGATGTGAGTGTGTTTCTGCAATTAGGCTGAGCTGGTGAAAGAGACAGACTCTGAGTGGAGCACGTGACGGTGAGGACATGTTTTATGAGAGCCAACATGTGGAGAAATGATGGAGGAAGAGTGAGAGGAGCACCTGGGCCCCATGCCCAGCAGCCGTCCACATTCCCAGTCCTCCCCAGCTGGTTCCCATCACGGgcaggagaaaaggaggaggcCAAAGTGGACagaaacagtaaaggaagtcaGGGCACTTTTTCAAGAAATCATCAGTCTGCTCGAAAAATTAACCATCGCAGTTAAAACGAAAGAATGTCACAAAGAGTTGCACCGTGGATGCTGAAtgcaccaaaagaaaaaaaaaaaacatgtgggaAAAGCGTTTTTCATGCCTTGGGACGGCTCCAACCTCTGCACTCCTGGGGTCATGTTTCGTTACTGAGGCCAGCGCGTTGAAGGAGGTGGGAAGGCCAAGGAtgaaattgaaggagggagagcTGAGAGCCTTCGCAGTCTCACTAAACTCTGGGAGCAACGAGAACGAAGGCAGCAGAGGAGGGAAAGGGAGGTGCTCAACATCTGGAAAACATTTAGACAGCGCGTCATTGCCTTGTTGAAAGTCTGGGCAGAGTGGAGGGAGATAGGGgaataaagtgtgtgtgtgtatgtgtgtagtgAGAAGTAAACACTTTGATCTAACAAATCTCTAAGAAACTGCCTGTATACCCATAATCATCCTCAATCACATAATGACACAAGCAGAATGCCGTTAGATGTTAAGCTGACTGCACCTCACACAAGATAATGCTCAAAGACCCTGAAACGGAGACAGAGATGCATGTGCACACAAAATGATGAAAGCAAGCAGGAAAACGCACACATGGACGTGATCTCTGGATTAGCATCGCTCCGTCTAAGACACAATGCAGCACAAGTCACAAACAAGGGCGCAGAAAATGTGGCCTTTATGAGTCATTAAAACAAAGTCCTCAGTCAGTAATTGAGGTGGAGACATGTGCTCAGCAGCTGTCTGAGTCCCCCCACGGCACTGCTGGTGTGCGACGTCGCCCCCTGGCGGCACAGAACATTATACACATTTCAGAACTGCGGGAAACGCAGGAACTTCATATCCGTTCCTCAAAGAGAGATACAAAAAAGACTGGATTACCAAACATATGCtcaatataaatcaatttatatataaattataccttattaaaagataaaatacCCAACTCACCCAACAGAATGCTGGAGGCCTGTGCAGACCAGACATTACACTGCAAGGTCTGGACCTAACATCTTTTTATACTCTTTATCTATAGTTTTTGTCATAAAAATGCCTTTATCTAATTTCCAGTGAAAACCATTTTAACAGACATAAAACCACATTCAAATACTCAACCCTTATCTATAAAAAATAATGTGAGGGGCCTGAAAATAGGTTTTTAGGTATCTTACAACTCCATCAATGTGCAGGTGAAGTGTCGCCTGACAGATGCTAGATGTGATCTAAGATGTACCTgcaaagcaaatttaaattcATAAGCAGTACATCTGGATTTTAGGCTAGGTTAAGGGTAAATGCACAGAAAATTGTACATAGTCccttttaaataattcagactTTGAAAACAATCTTAGGATTTATCATGTTTGTTTGATCATAAAGTACAAGGGGACCTTTGCAGGTCTGAGCTGACAGGGTGCCGGTCAGAGCCTTGGAGGTAAAGACGCTATCATAACAAGTTAGTTTCATTGCTGATGGATGGCAGTTATTATTTAAAGTTATATACAGTTGTTACAAGAGACAATCAGCACAGGAAACGTGCAGACAGGTATGTGGGATTCTGCAGCACCTCTTCAGCTTTACTCAGTCAGGAGAAAGATGAGGAAGCCCATCATCCTATGTTGGAGAATTTAATTTAACAAAAGGGACATCCATCTGTCCCTAACAACTATAGACCTGTCGCCCTGATATCACACATCTTGAAAGCCCTCGAGCATACCTGAGTAAGCAAACAAGCAGGACAAACTGCAGTTTCCTTATCGTCATGGGGCTGAGTTGAGTTGAATCTTTCAACAAACCCACTGTCATCTGGAAAAGGCAGCTCTGGCAGGATCATGTTCTTCAATTTTTCCAGTGTGTTTAACATGATTCAGCTTGTTTTATTATGTAAGAATCTCCAGAACAGACGGGTGGATGCCTCCACCTGGATCACTGACTACCTGACAAACGGACCATAGTTTGTGAGACTCAAGGGTGTCTGACCAGGCGGTCAGCAGCTGTGCAACGGCTTCAGGAGATCCCTGCAGGCCACAGTTGTAAGCACATATTCTCAGTTGAATGTACAGACAGCGTA contains:
- the tril gene encoding TLR4 interactor with leucine rich repeats yields the protein MSRSAARREKGATAPEQHAATLVRASSTLGMDTNGFLAGICFFLLSVSGVTASALDYCPERCDCPHARHLMCANRGLRAVPKPTDARVSHDALIFSLGGNFITNISAFDFTWYTDLVRLNLQYNQIAIIHPKSFEKLSKLEELYLGHNLLTAVPAGTLQPLRKLTTLYGNNNDIKNITAELFSNLDNLTKLRLDGNAIEILQDSVFKSVPSLHYLHLEHNNVHYIHMKAFSTLTNLRFLNLAHNKQSAVRDVLTFAPLRALTTLLLSENEIQHIGNDVFQNLKKLSKLSLSNNRISGMDRDALRGLTALRELLIDGNDLQEIPAGLLDPLQRVEELDLSRNRISSVHPSAFSKLRKLKVLRLKNNFLSSLSGDSFALNDVLHKLDLHGNNWTCDCRLQELKRWMSAAHSQGKLLTVFVQCRYPATLRGKYLDYVNSSQLQPLGNWSHLCKRRTLPEESPGEGLLGKGEGGEKGESSLDAGWSEELRGEGVQQGAGEKNETVVGEGEDFRQGKRDGGMTKGEREKRKRQGQEEVEVQQDQGNPEVTEEASILKGKKPRRESQAATERQGKRAKGRHRSNVLHKTDPSTTPSPAPSTGPKTDTPVRSGERFDLLRSDLPVITDPCTFNRHFITNVSVDDVTSSTATVFWTTREHHHHTAGSRRGLPEIHYRVLYDRFGTPDRFPRYVYAHGSSRSVTLRELSSGVTYMVCVEGAVGGSVCQVAPRDHCAGLVTLHEERVRGASLTSDLQLVTVATLVGNAVLLLVIGGVWLGRSLRRRLQRRKSAVHVRHMYSTRRPFRPPVATASVSTDFTSYQSSRPARLAPLEEGDLIEFPCDRFLDSCSTRRDSDMQRFSH